In Pieris napi chromosome 2, ilPieNapi1.2, whole genome shotgun sequence, the following proteins share a genomic window:
- the LOC125063038 gene encoding AT-rich interactive domain-containing protein 2-like isoform X2 — MEGKALILTLVFAVVNCHAYYGKDRPDSIFHTLPHMLHDMIKGHRGNNYNQQPDTNNFNPDPYGSRLNSGYQQNNMGYQNLGQSGYNIPKNQGLDPELNDPSEGLGADNMEEVKREVQGKHNSNASELPNRFNDTPQILYAVNIAPSDTNQWNRNPSAPLTNPITQPPPLTNTQAFGQNPNQASYATLISPNQTPLINKVAEPNPFGNSIVLPNANGGSSLYTIVNLPNSVANANIPSQMFQSTDVISNPSSYQVQNSIPTANSGIINGMPTYYVVSVPNQSSQTIQTSVPYTNAPVRYTVGYISSNGQTVLVPSSPVVYQIIPQNFVPISQSNYVPVSSGQQNVIAQPLATPGNAAVTYVPVSNSVSSGQQTYMTVPNSQGNVPNSQINYVPVTNGQGNMASQPNYVTVSNGQENTGTQINVVPGAQENTPNTQINYVPVSSGQENSASQPNYVTVTSGQGNTGSQLNLVPVSNSQGNTQNYVPVSSDQSNVVTLTSAPSETMVLPADTQSVTLLSFKDKDEEKSKKKPSKKKSKKK; from the exons ATGGAAGGGAAAGCATTG ATTCTTACATTGGTGTTTGCTGTTGTTAATTGTCATGCGTATTATGGAAAAGACCGTCCTGACAGTATTTTTCACACTTTACCACACATGCTGCACGACATGATCAAAGGGCACCGGGGAAATAATTACAATCAGCAACCagatacaaataatttcaatcCCGATCCCTATGGGAGCCGACTGAATTCAGGATATCAGCAAAATAATATGGGGTACCAAAATTTGGGGCAGAGTGGCTATAATATACCAAAAAATCAAGGACTGGATCCAGAACTTAATGACCCTTCAGAAGGACTTGGAGCAG ATAACATGGAAGAGGTAAAGCGAGAGGTACAAGGGAAACATAATAGCAATGCATCCGAATTACCAAACAGATTCAACGATACGCCTCAAATCTTATATGCAGTTAATATAGCTCCATCTGATACCAATCAGTGGAATCGTAATCCTTCAGCTCCTTTAACTAATCCTATCACTCAACCTCCACCCCTCACAAATACCCAAGCTTTTGGTCAAAATCCTAACCAAGCTTCATACGCAACACTTATATCTCCAAACCAAACtccattaattaataaagtagcTGAACCGAATCCATTCGGGAACAGCATAGTTTTACCGAATGCAAATGGTGGTTCCTCTTTATATACAATCGTAAACCTTCCCAACTCCGTCGCTAATGCAAATATTCCAAGCCAAATGTTCCAATCCACTGATGTAATTTCAAACCCCTCTAGTTATCAAGTACAAAACTCGATTCCAACAGCTAATAGTGGAATAATAAACGGAATGCCAACCTATTATGTTGTATCTGTACCCAATCAATCCTCACAAACTATTCAAACAAGTGTACCGTACACAAACGCACCGGTCAGGTATACCGTCGGTTATATTTCTAGTAATGGTCAAACCGTGTTAGTGCCAAGTTCTCCAGTTGTATATCAAATAATTCCTCAGAATTTTGTGCCCATCAGTCAAAGTAATTACGTGCCTGTATCCAGTGGTCAACAAAATGTGATCGCCCAACCGTTGGCAACTCCAGGAAATGCCGCAGTTACCTATGTGCCTGTGTCTAATTCGGTAAGTTCTGGGCAACAGACTTATATGACAGTTCCCAATTCTCAAGGAAATGTACCTAACTCCCAGATCAACTATGTCCCAGTGACAAATGGACAAGGAAATATGGCAAGTCAACCGAATTACGTAACCGTATCTAATGGGCAGGAAAATACAGGGACACAAATAAATGTAGTGCCGGGTGCTCAAGAAAATACACCGAATACTCAAATCAACTATGTGCCAGTGTCAAGTGGTCAAGAGAATTCAGCAAGTCAACCTAACTACGTAACTGTAACAAGTGGACAGGGGAATACAGGTAGTCAGCTTAATTTAGTTCCTGTTTCAAATAGTCAGGGGAATACACAAAACTATGTGCCAGTGTCAAGTGATCAAAGTAACGTTGTTACGCTAACTTCAGCGCCTTCGGAGACCATGGTTTTGCCGGCAGACACTCAGTCTGTgactttattaagttttaaagacAAAGATGAagaaaaatcaaagaaaaagcCGTCTAAGAAGAAGTCCAAAAAGAAGTAG
- the LOC125063038 gene encoding serine/threonine-protein kinase pakG-like isoform X1, whose product MEGKALILTLVFAVVNCHAYYGKDRPDSIFHTLPHMLHDMIKGHRGNNYNQQPDTNNFNPDPYGSRLNSGYQQNNMGYQNLGQSGYNIPKNQGLDPELNDPSEGLGAGNPSNYNTEITTPLTTTEQPREMLHLSTNPPLALNSSAPIDFNTDTAHSSNIKRDINGLTNNKLERDTSKPRPNNKNHNTMHIETDKSLNIEPTLNKEKEYVRVNKPRNPNAIVFPDNMEEVKREVQGKHNSNASELPNRFNDTPQILYAVNIAPSDTNQWNRNPSAPLTNPITQPPPLTNTQAFGQNPNQASYATLISPNQTPLINKVAEPNPFGNSIVLPNANGGSSLYTIVNLPNSVANANIPSQMFQSTDVISNPSSYQVQNSIPTANSGIINGMPTYYVVSVPNQSSQTIQTSVPYTNAPVRYTVGYISSNGQTVLVPSSPVVYQIIPQNFVPISQSNYVPVSSGQQNVIAQPLATPGNAAVTYVPVSNSVSSGQQTYMTVPNSQGNVPNSQINYVPVTNGQGNMASQPNYVTVSNGQENTGTQINVVPGAQENTPNTQINYVPVSSGQENSASQPNYVTVTSGQGNTGSQLNLVPVSNSQGNTQNYVPVSSDQSNVVTLTSAPSETMVLPADTQSVTLLSFKDKDEEKSKKKPSKKKSKKK is encoded by the exons ATGGAAGGGAAAGCATTG ATTCTTACATTGGTGTTTGCTGTTGTTAATTGTCATGCGTATTATGGAAAAGACCGTCCTGACAGTATTTTTCACACTTTACCACACATGCTGCACGACATGATCAAAGGGCACCGGGGAAATAATTACAATCAGCAACCagatacaaataatttcaatcCCGATCCCTATGGGAGCCGACTGAATTCAGGATATCAGCAAAATAATATGGGGTACCAAAATTTGGGGCAGAGTGGCTATAATATACCAAAAAATCAAGGACTGGATCCAGAACTTAATGACCCTTCAGAAGGACTTGGAGCAGGTAATCCGTCAAATTATAACACTGAAATTACTACTCCTCTAACAACAACGGAACAACCACGAGAAATGCTTCATTTAAGCACTAATCCACCACTTGCTTTGAATTCCTCTGCACCTATAGATTTCAACACGGACACGGCACAttcttcaaatattaaaaggGACATTAACGGTTTGACCAATAATAAACTAGAAAGGGACACCAGTAAACCACGGcctaacaataaaaatcacaACACAATGCACATTGAAACTGACAAAAGTCTAAATATAGAACCAACGCTTAATAAAGAAAAGGAATATGTAAGAGTAAATAAACCGCGAAATCCTAATGCAATAGTTTTTCCAGATAACATGGAAGAGGTAAAGCGAGAGGTACAAGGGAAACATAATAGCAATGCATCCGAATTACCAAACAGATTCAACGATACGCCTCAAATCTTATATGCAGTTAATATAGCTCCATCTGATACCAATCAGTGGAATCGTAATCCTTCAGCTCCTTTAACTAATCCTATCACTCAACCTCCACCCCTCACAAATACCCAAGCTTTTGGTCAAAATCCTAACCAAGCTTCATACGCAACACTTATATCTCCAAACCAAACtccattaattaataaagtagcTGAACCGAATCCATTCGGGAACAGCATAGTTTTACCGAATGCAAATGGTGGTTCCTCTTTATATACAATCGTAAACCTTCCCAACTCCGTCGCTAATGCAAATATTCCAAGCCAAATGTTCCAATCCACTGATGTAATTTCAAACCCCTCTAGTTATCAAGTACAAAACTCGATTCCAACAGCTAATAGTGGAATAATAAACGGAATGCCAACCTATTATGTTGTATCTGTACCCAATCAATCCTCACAAACTATTCAAACAAGTGTACCGTACACAAACGCACCGGTCAGGTATACCGTCGGTTATATTTCTAGTAATGGTCAAACCGTGTTAGTGCCAAGTTCTCCAGTTGTATATCAAATAATTCCTCAGAATTTTGTGCCCATCAGTCAAAGTAATTACGTGCCTGTATCCAGTGGTCAACAAAATGTGATCGCCCAACCGTTGGCAACTCCAGGAAATGCCGCAGTTACCTATGTGCCTGTGTCTAATTCGGTAAGTTCTGGGCAACAGACTTATATGACAGTTCCCAATTCTCAAGGAAATGTACCTAACTCCCAGATCAACTATGTCCCAGTGACAAATGGACAAGGAAATATGGCAAGTCAACCGAATTACGTAACCGTATCTAATGGGCAGGAAAATACAGGGACACAAATAAATGTAGTGCCGGGTGCTCAAGAAAATACACCGAATACTCAAATCAACTATGTGCCAGTGTCAAGTGGTCAAGAGAATTCAGCAAGTCAACCTAACTACGTAACTGTAACAAGTGGACAGGGGAATACAGGTAGTCAGCTTAATTTAGTTCCTGTTTCAAATAGTCAGGGGAATACACAAAACTATGTGCCAGTGTCAAGTGATCAAAGTAACGTTGTTACGCTAACTTCAGCGCCTTCGGAGACCATGGTTTTGCCGGCAGACACTCAGTCTGTgactttattaagttttaaagacAAAGATGAagaaaaatcaaagaaaaagcCGTCTAAGAAGAAGTCCAAAAAGAAGTAG